One genomic region from Frateuria soli encodes:
- a CDS encoding GNAT family N-acetyltransferase has protein sequence MDDTSFLIRLAEDDDDFILGLVPRFVDFPLPPWRKRHECIEGIRKDLLRHLEDGTANDFLFVAEDDDGTVAGFIELQKTQDFFTGRTNCHINNVAVAPAYEGRGVGKALMEHAESWAREHRCALVTLAVFPGNERARAIYEAAGYDVDLLRMVKPVR, from the coding sequence ATGGACGACACGAGCTTTCTGATCCGCCTGGCCGAGGACGACGACGATTTCATCCTGGGGCTGGTTCCGCGATTCGTGGACTTTCCCCTGCCGCCCTGGCGCAAGCGGCACGAATGCATCGAAGGCATCCGCAAAGACCTGTTGCGGCACCTGGAGGATGGCACCGCCAACGACTTCCTGTTCGTCGCCGAGGACGACGACGGCACCGTCGCCGGCTTCATCGAGCTGCAGAAGACGCAGGACTTCTTCACCGGCCGCACCAACTGCCACATCAACAACGTGGCGGTGGCGCCGGCGTACGAAGGGCGTGGCGTGGGCAAGGCGCTGATGGAACATGCCGAGTCATGGGCGCGCGAGCACCGCTGCGCATTGGTCACGCTGGCAGTGTTTCCGGGCAACGAGCGGGCCCGCGCGATCTACGAGGCCGCCGGTTACGACGTCGACCTGCTGCGGATGGTCAAGCCGGTCCGCTGA
- a CDS encoding RidA family protein, whose product MNARPSAPRAPRTPRTLVVCAGLALATAAHAREAPQAINPSALPPAHGYSHVIVAPPGRMVSISGQVAMDRGGKLVGEGDFRARCVQVFENLRIALNSAGLDFRDVVRTDMYVTDLDHLDVLRDVRAHYLPADAPATSTLVKVDALFRPGLMIEVAAEAVLPPGRTPHR is encoded by the coding sequence ATGAACGCACGTCCATCCGCTCCCCGCGCACCGCGCACGCCGCGTACCCTCGTGGTCTGCGCAGGACTTGCCCTCGCCACTGCCGCGCATGCCCGGGAGGCCCCGCAGGCGATCAACCCCTCCGCGCTGCCGCCCGCACACGGCTATTCGCACGTCATCGTCGCGCCGCCGGGGCGGATGGTGTCGATCTCCGGCCAGGTCGCGATGGACCGTGGCGGCAAGCTCGTCGGCGAAGGCGATTTCCGCGCCCGGTGCGTGCAGGTGTTCGAGAACCTGCGCATCGCGCTGAACAGTGCGGGCCTGGACTTCAGGGACGTGGTGCGTACCGACATGTACGTCACCGACCTGGATCACCTGGATGTGTTGCGCGACGTGCGGGCGCATTACCTGCCTGCCGACGCACCGGCCACCAGCACGCTGGTGAAGGTCGATGCACTGTTCCGGCCTGGACTGATGATCGAAGTGGCGGCCGAGGCGGTACTGCCCCCGGGACGAACGCCGCACCGCTGA
- a CDS encoding HAD family hydrolase, with protein sequence MANLALFDFDGTITTRETMAAFMYRAAPARRQAWGRLLLAPWVAGYRCGVVSGASVRAAVVRVGFAGVALAHVQACGAAFADEALPPLLRPKVMARIRWHQQQGDTVAVVSGGLDAYLAPWCRAHGLALVCSTLEHHDGRLTGRYLGAQCVGEEKARRVRARYDLARYRRIYAYGDTHEDLALLDLAHHRFYRGREQRVGA encoded by the coding sequence GTGGCGAACCTTGCGCTGTTCGACTTCGACGGGACGATCACCACCCGCGAAACCATGGCGGCCTTCATGTACCGCGCCGCGCCAGCGCGCCGACAGGCCTGGGGAAGATTGCTGCTGGCGCCCTGGGTCGCCGGCTACAGATGCGGCGTGGTTTCGGGGGCATCGGTGCGCGCCGCCGTGGTGCGGGTGGGCTTCGCCGGCGTGGCGCTCGCGCACGTGCAGGCTTGCGGCGCGGCGTTCGCCGACGAGGCGCTGCCGCCGCTGCTGCGCCCGAAGGTGATGGCGCGCATCCGCTGGCATCAGCAGCAGGGCGATACCGTGGCGGTGGTTTCCGGTGGCCTCGACGCGTACCTCGCACCGTGGTGCCGCGCCCATGGCCTCGCCCTGGTGTGCTCCACGCTGGAACATCACGATGGCCGCCTTACCGGACGTTACCTGGGCGCGCAGTGCGTGGGTGAGGAAAAGGCGCGTCGGGTCCGCGCCCGGTACGACCTGGCGCGATACCGGCGCATCTACGCCTATGGCGACACGCACGAGGACCTCGCGCTGCTGGATCTCGCGCATCACCGCTTCTATCGCGGCCGGGAACAGCGGGTGGGGGCCTGA
- a CDS encoding CocE/NonD family hydrolase, with amino-acid sequence MKPRLAVRSTLLALLLAASHALPAADAPQAKYPDYPSETPAHFTPVTASFDYERREVMIPMRDGVKLHTVILVPKGAKHAGILLTRTPYDADALTSHTMSGHLAPMLQGYDNATDVIVEDGYIRVVQDVRGKYGSEGDYVMNRPLRGPLNPTPVDDATDTYDTIDWLVKNIPESNGKVGTLGISYDGFEPLMALVDPHPALKVSVPMNPMVDGWMGDDWFHNGAFRQQNMSYIYEQEASRDNSIRWWSNYHDTYDMFMHYGSAGALGEAYGMQQLGFWNKIVAHPAYDDFWSGQAVDKLLAKLPLKVPVMLVHSLWDQEDIYGAPAVYRAIKPKDTRGDMVRLVMGPWHHGQEIDEGSSLGAIRFGSDTAKYFREHILRPFLAQYLKDGAPKADLAPVTAFQTGTNRWQRLDRWPLVCAQGCPTASRALYLEPDNRVGFEAPVQGAAYDEYVSDPAHPVPYRARPSQPMGYDNGLTWSQWLVDDQREASGRTDVLTYVSEPLTAPLAIAGAPEVHLVASTSGTDSDWVVKLIDVYPDQVAEQPEMGGYQLAVAMDIFRGRYRTGFDKPAPLAANHPLDYRFSLPTANHVFLPGHRLMVQVQSSWFPLYDRNPQTYVPNIFNAKPADYVKATQRVYHAPGKASFIALPVVNR; translated from the coding sequence ATGAAGCCACGCCTCGCCGTTCGTTCGACCCTGCTGGCCCTGCTGCTGGCCGCCAGCCATGCCCTGCCCGCGGCCGATGCGCCGCAGGCCAAGTATCCCGACTACCCCAGCGAGACCCCCGCGCACTTCACCCCGGTTACCGCCAGCTTCGACTACGAGCGGCGCGAGGTGATGATCCCGATGCGCGACGGCGTGAAGCTGCACACGGTGATCCTGGTGCCCAAGGGCGCGAAGCACGCCGGCATCCTGCTCACCCGCACGCCCTACGACGCGGATGCGCTGACCAGCCACACCATGAGCGGCCACCTGGCGCCGATGCTCCAGGGCTACGACAACGCCACCGACGTGATCGTCGAGGACGGTTACATCCGCGTAGTGCAGGACGTGCGCGGCAAGTACGGCTCGGAGGGCGACTATGTGATGAACCGCCCGCTGCGCGGCCCGCTCAACCCCACCCCGGTCGACGACGCCACCGACACGTACGACACCATCGACTGGCTGGTGAAGAACATCCCCGAGTCCAACGGCAAGGTCGGCACGCTGGGTATTTCCTACGACGGCTTCGAGCCGCTGATGGCGCTGGTCGATCCGCACCCGGCGCTGAAGGTGTCGGTACCGATGAATCCGATGGTCGACGGCTGGATGGGCGACGACTGGTTCCACAACGGCGCCTTCCGGCAGCAGAACATGAGCTACATCTACGAGCAGGAGGCCAGCCGCGACAACTCGATCCGCTGGTGGTCGAACTACCACGACACCTACGACATGTTCATGCACTACGGCTCGGCCGGCGCGCTGGGCGAGGCCTACGGCATGCAGCAGCTGGGCTTCTGGAACAAGATCGTGGCGCACCCGGCCTACGATGACTTCTGGTCGGGGCAGGCGGTCGACAAGCTGCTGGCGAAACTGCCGCTGAAGGTACCGGTGATGCTGGTGCACAGCCTGTGGGACCAGGAGGACATCTATGGCGCGCCGGCGGTGTACCGCGCGATCAAGCCCAAGGACACCCGGGGCGACATGGTAAGGCTGGTGATGGGCCCGTGGCACCACGGCCAGGAGATCGACGAAGGGAGTTCGCTGGGCGCGATCCGCTTCGGCAGCGACACCGCCAAGTATTTCCGCGAGCACATCCTGCGGCCGTTCCTGGCGCAATACCTCAAGGATGGCGCGCCCAAGGCCGACCTCGCCCCGGTCACCGCCTTCCAGACCGGCACCAACCGCTGGCAGCGGCTGGACCGCTGGCCGCTTGTCTGTGCGCAGGGCTGCCCGACCGCAAGCCGCGCGCTGTACCTTGAACCGGACAACAGGGTCGGCTTCGAGGCGCCCGTCCAGGGCGCTGCCTATGACGAATACGTCTCCGACCCGGCGCATCCGGTGCCCTACCGCGCCCGCCCGAGCCAGCCGATGGGCTACGACAACGGCCTGACCTGGTCGCAGTGGCTGGTCGACGACCAGCGCGAGGCCTCCGGCCGCACCGATGTGCTGACCTACGTGTCCGAGCCGCTGACCGCCCCGCTCGCCATCGCCGGCGCGCCCGAAGTGCACCTGGTCGCCTCGACCAGCGGCACCGACAGCGACTGGGTGGTCAAGCTGATCGACGTCTATCCCGACCAGGTCGCCGAGCAGCCGGAGATGGGCGGCTACCAGCTGGCCGTGGCGATGGATATCTTCCGCGGCCGCTACCGCACCGGCTTCGACAAGCCGGCGCCGCTGGCCGCCAACCACCCGCTGGACTACCGCTTCAGCCTGCCCACTGCCAACCACGTGTTCCTGCCCGGCCATCGGCTGATGGTGCAGGTGCAGTCGAGCTGGTTCCCGCTGTACGACCGGAACCCGCAGACGTACGTGCCGAACATCTTCAACGCCAAGCCGGCCGATTACGTCAAGGCGACCCAGCGGGTGTACCACGCGCCGGGCAAGGCGAGCTTCATCGCCCTGCCGGTCGTGAACCGCTGA
- the otsA gene encoding alpha,alpha-trehalose-phosphate synthase (UDP-forming) produces MTRTGKKPGRLVVVSNRVAMPRQTATGGLASAMRAALQERGGLWFGWSGKLAARSAEELHRLGDGAIEYVTIDLSRADHDDFYAGFANRTLWPLFHYRPDLVDYQRSHLEGYLRVNAIFADELATLLEPDDIIWVHDYHLIPLAAMLRERGVRNRIGFFLHTPLPAAALLIALPKHRELLETLASYDLVGLHTARDLRALEDYFLHEVGGAMRPGGRLRAANGRLFRAGIFPISIDTAEVAETARKAMTEDAVREFKQSLDGRDLIIGVDRLDYSKGLAQRFEAFAHVLERSPALHSHVTLLQIAPPSRGAVPEYRLIRRELERMSGHINGKYATPEWVPIRYVNQSFPHSLLAGYYRVARVGLVTPLRDGMNLVAKEYVASQDPKNPGVLVLSRFAGAAQELTEALLVNPADTVEVADALERALAMPQRERIARWRSMMDVLQRHDLTAWRIAFLHALTS; encoded by the coding sequence TGCGTGCGGCGCTGCAGGAACGCGGCGGACTGTGGTTCGGCTGGAGCGGAAAGCTCGCCGCGCGCAGCGCGGAGGAACTGCACCGGCTCGGTGATGGCGCGATCGAGTACGTCACCATCGATCTCTCGCGCGCCGACCACGACGACTTCTACGCCGGCTTCGCCAACCGGACGCTGTGGCCGCTGTTCCACTACCGGCCCGACCTGGTCGATTACCAGCGCAGCCATCTGGAAGGCTACCTGCGGGTCAACGCGATCTTCGCCGACGAGCTGGCAACCCTGCTCGAACCGGACGACATCATCTGGGTGCACGACTACCACCTGATCCCGCTCGCCGCGATGTTGCGCGAGCGCGGCGTGCGCAACCGCATCGGCTTCTTCCTGCATACCCCACTGCCGGCCGCCGCGCTGCTGATCGCGCTGCCCAAGCATCGCGAGCTGCTCGAGACGCTGGCCAGTTACGACCTGGTGGGCCTGCACACCGCGCGCGACCTGCGTGCGCTGGAGGACTACTTCCTGCACGAGGTCGGCGGCGCGATGCGCCCCGGCGGCCGCCTGCGCGCGGCCAACGGCCGGCTGTTCCGCGCCGGCATATTCCCGATCAGCATCGACACCGCGGAGGTGGCCGAGACGGCGCGCAAGGCGATGACCGAGGATGCCGTGCGCGAGTTCAAGCAGAGCCTGGACGGCCGCGACCTGATCATCGGCGTCGACCGGCTCGATTACTCCAAGGGTCTGGCGCAACGCTTCGAGGCGTTCGCCCACGTGCTGGAGCGCTCGCCCGCGCTGCACAGCCACGTTACCCTGCTGCAGATCGCGCCGCCCTCGCGTGGAGCGGTGCCCGAGTACCGGCTGATCCGCCGCGAGCTCGAGCGCATGTCCGGGCACATCAACGGCAAGTACGCCACGCCGGAGTGGGTGCCGATCCGCTACGTCAACCAGTCCTTCCCGCACAGCCTCCTCGCCGGCTACTACCGCGTGGCGCGGGTGGGCCTGGTCACACCGTTGCGCGATGGCATGAACCTGGTGGCCAAGGAGTACGTGGCCAGCCAGGACCCGAAGAACCCCGGGGTACTGGTGCTCTCGCGCTTCGCCGGGGCGGCGCAGGAGCTGACCGAGGCATTGCTGGTCAATCCGGCCGACACGGTCGAGGTGGCCGATGCGCTGGAGCGGGCGCTGGCCATGCCGCAGCGCGAGCGCATCGCGCGGTGGCGCTCGATGATGGACGTGCTGCAGCGGCATGACCTGACCGCCTGGCGCATTGCGTTCCTGCATGCATTGACGAGTTGA